In one window of Gossypium hirsutum isolate 1008001.06 chromosome A01, Gossypium_hirsutum_v2.1, whole genome shotgun sequence DNA:
- the LOC107917604 gene encoding cytosolic sulfotransferase 12, with translation MEHSSFPSAFSTLFGELPKETWCCSDLYKWEGFWYTSSHLPAAMAARLNFQANDSDVFLTSSMKTGTTWLKAIIPTIMNPIGRMDDDNNDPLLKRHPNELMPSLEVQLFKENPNPDLSYMSSPRLFRTHIPYPMLPESVKNSACKIVYITRDPKDTFVSLWHFLNSLVTTHGIDPWPMNEAFDSFCRGFMSLDHSMTMF, from the coding sequence ATGGAGCACTCTAGTTTTCCATCTGCATTTTCTACTTTGTTCGGCGAACTCCCGAAAGAAACATGGTGTTGTTCAGATCTTTACAAATGGGAAGGCTTCTGGTATACCAGTTCTCACCTTCCTGCTGCCATGGCTGCGAGGTTGAACTTCCAAGCAAATGACTCTGATGTATTTTTGACTTCTTCTATGAAGACAGGCACCACATGGCTCAAGGCTATCATCCCAACAATAATGAATCCCATTGGTCGCATGGATGATGATAACAATGACCCTTTGCTGAAACGTCATCCTAATGAGCTAATGCCATCTCTGGAAGTTCAGCTTTTCAAGGAAAATCCCAATCCTGATCTCTCATATATGTCTTCTCCAAGACTATTCCGAACCCATATCCCTTACCCTATGTTACCCGAATCTGTTAAAAACTCAGCTTGCAAGATCGTGTATATCACTCGAGACCCTAAGGACACGTTTGTGTCATTGTGGCACTTTTTGAACTCTTTGGTTACTACCCATGGAATTGATCCATGGCCAATGAATGAAGCTTTTGACAGCTTTTGCAGAGGGTTCATGTCTTTGGACCATTCCATGACCATGTTTTAA
- the LOC107917213 gene encoding receptor-like protein 33, which produces MSQVVPTSFLNISSYIQTLVLENNYELHGKFPEDVFRFPYLQKFRVSSNYLELKFPKTNWSAPLKSLQVTLSYLQELPDSIGDLTSLEILDLPVNHLGGPIPVVPIGQVQFVDFSGNKLAGSFPSQVSELSQLSILDLDRNFLSGRVPSWLFSLPSLVLLRLSNNKLTGPIDQFDKVAPLEEAYLQNNEIEGPLPGSIALLVNLIYLDLSSNKLSGNFELDKLSKLKKLESLTLSNNALLSSTSESKASYSLPNLLSLNLSSCDIIDFPDFVRNLEGLRELDLSNNRIHVIEANMFVKLKELPRLDLSHNSLLSLSNNGNLSLFLPNLDYLSLSSCNLTEFANFLTIQESLRELYLSNNSIQGQITKQERTWGSNLGTLDLSNNLLTVVESYPWRNINVLRLDSNLLEGPLLVPPPSTSIFSISNNKLTGEVPYSICEFGDSEIDATLDLSYNNLSGVIPKCPGLANIAYLDLHANNFHGNIPDFCVNENNMLSTLNLNDNDFDGPLPTSLANCLLLEVLILGNNKINDTFPYSLGNLPSLQVLVLRSNNFHGQVINPDNQSYFSSLRILDLSHNNFSGYLPTTFFKSLEGMMGLADVDMAYMGDRFQYYTDSMVLTMKGEDIVLERILTIFAAIDMSSNKFEGTIPETVGNLISLQVLNFSHNHLTGHIPSSWENLVALESLDLSCNKLVGEIPSELAGLNFLEVLNLSENQLVGLIPQGKQFNTFLNDSYAGNIGLCGFPVSKSCGRSEPPPEIFEEEEVDSAFGLDWKFVMMGYGCGMVFGFSAGYIMMTIGKPKWLVGMIQRAGNRVLRRFKKYR; this is translated from the exons ATGTCTCAAGTTGTTCCTACTTCTTTCCTTAACATATCTTCTTACATACAAACTCTTGTCCTCGAGAATAATTACGAACTGCACGGAAAGTTCCCTGAAGATGTTTTCCGCTTTCCTTACTTACAAAAGTTCCGTGTTTCTAGTAATTATCTTGAACTCAAGTTCCCAAAGACAAATTGGAGTGCTCCCCTCAAGTCACTGCAAGTAACATTGTCATATTTGCAGGAACTGCCTGATTCAATTGGTGACCTTACATCTCTGGAGATATTGGATCTTCCTGTTAATCATTTAGGAGGGCCAATtcctgttgttccaatagg ACAAGTTCAATTTGTAGATTTTTCAGGAAACAAGTTGGCTGGTTCCTTTCCATCTCAAGTAAGTGAACTTTCACAACTTAGTATTCTAGACCTTGATCGCAACTTTCTCAGTGGCAGGGTACCGTCCTGGTTGTTTTCTCTTCCATCTTTAGTTTTGTTGAGGCTCAGTAATAACAAGCTTACTGGTCCAATTGACCAATTTGACAAGGTTGCTCCATTGGAGGAGGCTTATTTGCAGAACAATGAGATAGAGGGTCCACTTCCTGGTTCTATTGCCCTACTTGTGAACCTTATTTATCTTGATCTTTCCTCCAATAAGTTGAGTGGAAATTTTGAGTTGGACAAACTATCAAAGCTCAAAAAACTTGAGTCTCTTACTCTCTCAAATAACGCTTTGCTATCATCTACCAGTGAAAGCAAGGCCAGTTACTCCTTGCCTAATCTTTTGTCACTAAACCTCTCTTCTTGTGACATCATTGATTTTCCAGATTTTGTACGGAATCTAGAAGGTTTGAGAGAGTTAGACCTTTCGAACAATCGAATCCATGTCATTGAAGCAAATATGTTTGTGAAGCTTAAAGAACTTCCACGATTGGATCTGTCACACAACAGTTTGCTATCCCTGAGCAACAATGGCAACCTTAGTCTTTTCTTGCCAAATCTTGATTACTTGTCATTGTCATCATGTAATCTAACTGAATTTGCAAATTTCTTGACAATACAAGAGAGTTTGCGAGAGTTATACCTTTCGAACAACAGCATTCAAGGCCAAATTACCAAACAAGAAAGAACTTGGGGAAGCAACCTAGGGACTCTTGATCTTTCTAACAATTTGTTGACGGTTGTAGAATCTTATCCATGGAGGAATATAAATGTTCTTAGGCTTGACTCCAACCTGCTAGAAGGGCCACTTCTAGTACCACCGCCTTCCACATCTATTTTCTCAATCTCAAACAACAAATTGACGGGAGAAGTTCCATATTCGATTTGCGAATTCGGCGATTCAGAAATTGATGCAACTCTCGACTTGTCTTATAACAACTTGAGTGGAGTAATTCCAAAATGTCCAGGCTTGGCAAATATTGCTTACCTGGATTTGCATGCGAATAATTTTCATGGAAACATCCCTGATTTTTGTGTTAATGAAAACAATATGTTAAGTACACTTAATCTCAACGACAATGATTTTGATGGGCCATTACCTACATCCTTGGCCAACTGTCTTCTTTTGGAAGTGTTGATTCTTGGAAACAACAAGATAAATGACACCTTTCCCTATTCGTTGGGAAATCTTCCTTCGCTACAAGTGCTTGTCTTGCGCTCCAACAATTTCCATGGTCAAGTAATCAATCCAGACAACCAATCTTATTTCTCAAGTCTGCGAATCTTAGACCTCTCCCATAATAATTTCTCTGGTTATCTGCCAACAACTTTCTTCAAGAGTCTTGAAGGTATGATGGGTTTGGCCGATGTTGATATGGCTTATATGGGAGATCGTTTTCAATATTACACCGATTCCATGGTTCTCACAATGAAAGGTGAGGACATTGTGCTAGAGAGAATTCTAACTATTTTTGCAGCCATCGATATGTCAAGCAACAAATTCGAAGGAACAATTCCAGAAACAGTTGGAAACCTTATTTCTCTCCAGGTGCTCAACTTTTCTCACAACCACTTAACCGGTCATATTCCTTCCTCATGGGAGAATTTGGTAGCACTTGAGTCGCTAGATCTTTCTTGCAACAAGCTTGTTGGGGAGATTCCTTCGGAGTTGGCTGGTTTGAATTTTCTTGAAGTGTTAAACCTGTCAGAGAACCAGCTCGTTGGGCTCATACCTCAGGGAAAACAATTCAACACCTTTCTCAACGATTCCTACGCAGGCAATATAGGACTGTGTGGGTTTCCCGTTTCAAAAAGCTGCGGCCGTAGTGAACCACCACCAGAAATTTTTGAGGAAGAGGAAGTTGATTCTGCATTTGGATTGGATTGGAAATTTGTAATGATGGGTTATGGATGTGGAATGGTTTTTGGATTTTCAGCTGGATACATCATGATGACAATTGGGAAACCAAAATGGCTTGTTGGGATGATTCAACGAGCAGGCAACAGAGTTCTTAGGAGATTCAAGAAATATCGTTGA